The window CTAAGCGGGTCAGGCACTCCAGCATTTTGGCTTCACTGATCCCCCGGAACTGACCGCGCAACATATTGGATAGTTTGGGTTGCGTCATTCCCAGCAGTTTTGCCGCTTGTTCCTGCGTCAGACGACGGCTTTTGATGATGTTGCCAATGGTGGTGGCAAGCTGGGCTTTTACCAGCATTTCTTCAGCATCGTCTTTGCCAATATCGGCATAAACATTGCCGCTGCTGACTTCAATATCGTGGCTCATATTATGCTCCTCTGGCATGGCTTTCTGCGGCTTTCAATCGTTCACGTATTTTGTCCATATCGGGC is drawn from Citrobacter rodentium NBRC 105723 = DSM 16636 and contains these coding sequences:
- a CDS encoding helix-turn-helix domain-containing protein codes for the protein MSHDIEVSSGNVYADIGKDDAEEMLVKAQLATTIGNIIKSRRLTQEQAAKLLGMTQPKLSNMLRGQFRGISEAKMLECLTRLGRDVQIVVGKPRRTPGSLKVVFA